The following are encoded in a window of Corynebacterium argentoratense DSM 44202 genomic DNA:
- the purD gene encoding phosphoribosylamine--glycine ligase has translation MRILVIGSGAREHALLTGMKAPHNELHVVPGNAGMADLATLHKGVVDDQANMVALAQDIKPDLIVVGPEIPLVAGVSDALRHAGFLVFGPSQAAAQIEGSKAFAKDVMAEAGVRTAHAEVVPAGSTPEEIDAALDRFGPTWVVKDDGLAGGKGVVVTPNINEARAHVNAVHKAGNPVLLESFLDGPEVSLFCLVDGETVVPLLPAQDHKRVRDNDEGPNTGGMGAYTPLPWLPTDGVQRIVDEVCVPVAREMVRRGNPYQGLLYAGLAWGSEGPAVVEFNCRFGDPETQAVLMMLETPLDDVLAAVARGELADLPPLTWREGYALTVVLGAPGYPEKPVTGGVITGAENTDNADSDDVAVVLHAGTSRGENGELVSAGGRVLNVVAHGATLEQARDAAYKRLEQINLDGGHYRTDIALPAVEGRITIPN, from the coding sequence ATGCGCATTCTCGTCATCGGGTCCGGAGCCCGCGAACACGCCCTCCTAACTGGCATGAAAGCCCCACACAACGAGCTACACGTGGTGCCCGGAAACGCCGGAATGGCTGACCTCGCCACCCTCCACAAGGGGGTAGTGGACGACCAAGCAAACATGGTGGCACTGGCGCAGGACATCAAGCCCGACCTCATCGTCGTCGGCCCGGAAATCCCGCTCGTTGCCGGTGTCTCCGACGCGCTGCGCCACGCGGGTTTCCTGGTGTTCGGCCCCTCCCAGGCGGCCGCCCAAATCGAGGGTTCTAAAGCCTTCGCCAAAGACGTCATGGCTGAAGCGGGGGTTCGCACCGCACACGCCGAAGTGGTCCCCGCAGGCTCCACCCCAGAGGAAATCGACGCAGCCCTCGACCGCTTCGGCCCCACATGGGTCGTCAAAGACGATGGCCTGGCCGGCGGTAAAGGTGTTGTTGTCACCCCGAACATTAACGAGGCGCGCGCACACGTCAACGCCGTGCACAAGGCCGGCAACCCCGTGTTGCTGGAAAGCTTCCTCGACGGCCCTGAAGTGTCACTGTTCTGCCTGGTAGATGGCGAAACCGTGGTGCCCCTGCTGCCCGCACAAGACCACAAGCGCGTGCGCGATAACGACGAAGGCCCCAACACCGGTGGCATGGGTGCCTACACGCCGCTTCCGTGGCTGCCCACGGACGGTGTGCAACGCATCGTCGACGAAGTATGTGTGCCGGTCGCCCGCGAAATGGTGCGCCGCGGAAACCCCTACCAAGGCTTGCTGTACGCCGGCCTCGCGTGGGGTAGCGAAGGCCCCGCAGTTGTCGAATTCAACTGCCGTTTCGGCGACCCAGAAACCCAAGCCGTGCTGATGATGCTCGAAACCCCACTCGATGACGTGCTCGCAGCAGTCGCCCGCGGTGAGCTCGCCGACCTGCCGCCCTTGACTTGGCGCGAAGGCTACGCACTTACCGTCGTGCTTGGAGCCCCGGGCTATCCCGAAAAGCCTGTCACCGGCGGCGTCATCACCGGTGCCGAAAACACAGACAATGCAGACAGTGATGACGTCGCGGTGGTTCTGCACGCAGGAACCTCACGGGGCGAGAACGGTGAGTTGGTGTCCGCAGGTGGGCGAGTACTCAACGTCGTGGCGCATGGGGCAACTTTGGAGCAAGCCCGCGATGCCGCCTACAAGCGCCTGGAACAGATCAACTTGGATGGCGGGCACTACCGCACCGACATTGCGCTGCCTGCTGTCGAAGGCCGCATCACCATTCCAAATTAG
- a CDS encoding HIT family protein: protein MSSVFSKIIAGELPGRFVYRDDSVVAFLTIEPFTPGHTLVVPVEEVDKWTDLSPELWAHLNAVAQKVGRAVMDVTGTERAAYMIAGFEVPHTHIHVFGANGMDEITAPPMPSLDDAAMDDLAARLAEALG, encoded by the coding sequence ATGTCTAGCGTGTTTAGTAAAATCATTGCGGGTGAGCTTCCGGGCCGTTTCGTCTATCGGGATGATTCGGTTGTTGCGTTTTTGACCATTGAGCCTTTCACCCCCGGCCACACTTTGGTTGTTCCGGTGGAGGAGGTCGACAAGTGGACCGATCTCTCGCCGGAGCTTTGGGCTCACCTCAACGCGGTAGCTCAGAAGGTCGGTCGGGCTGTGATGGATGTGACTGGCACGGAGCGTGCCGCTTACATGATCGCCGGCTTCGAGGTGCCTCACACCCACATCCACGTGTTTGGGGCCAACGGTATGGATGAGATCACCGCGCCTCCGATGCCTTCGCTTGATGACGCCGCGATGGATGATCTCGCCGCGCGTCTGGCTGAGGCACTGGGTTAA
- a CDS encoding alpha/beta fold hydrolase, with amino-acid sequence MTIVQQLMRLVPRRGTLPEPLALEGHDRAVVFLHGSFGSSGNFEAAARAVQAAGIPTVGVDYARRGLADLGHGEQQLAEAVRDVLRHVPVVDLVGHSLGGYMAFRLAARPEFAGRIRSIVGLGAAFKGMPVTGTRLQRRMIRWLVGPSFDQLIFEVPPSPDKHIHPDLMVVSVVSDADTVVPRSSSNVEDIGRVVHVDGVEHGKMTDLVAHILEALDIPSAHTA; translated from the coding sequence ATGACTATCGTCCAGCAGTTGATGCGTCTGGTTCCCCGGCGGGGAACGTTGCCGGAGCCTCTAGCTTTGGAGGGCCACGATCGCGCTGTTGTGTTTTTGCATGGCAGTTTTGGTTCCTCCGGCAATTTCGAGGCGGCTGCGCGCGCTGTGCAGGCTGCTGGAATACCTACGGTGGGCGTTGATTATGCCCGCCGCGGTTTAGCGGATCTGGGGCACGGTGAGCAACAACTGGCCGAGGCTGTTCGTGATGTGTTGCGCCATGTCCCGGTGGTGGATTTGGTGGGACATTCTTTGGGTGGCTACATGGCGTTTCGTCTTGCTGCTCGGCCGGAGTTTGCGGGGCGGATCCGAAGCATTGTGGGGTTAGGGGCTGCGTTTAAGGGAATGCCTGTGACGGGTACTCGCCTGCAGCGCCGCATGATCCGTTGGCTAGTGGGCCCCAGTTTCGATCAGTTAATTTTCGAGGTTCCGCCCTCACCCGATAAGCACATACATCCGGATTTGATGGTTGTGTCTGTGGTCAGTGATGCTGATACCGTGGTTCCCCGTTCAAGTTCCAATGTGGAAGACATTGGCCGCGTCGTACACGTCGATGGTGTTGAGCACGGGAAGATGACGGACCTAGTGGCGCATATTCTTGAGGCGCTCGATATCCCTTCGGCCCACACGGCTTAG
- a CDS encoding 2Fe-2S iron-sulfur cluster-binding protein, which yields MAQCVVEVDGEEYSFEWSEGTLLQAMLDAGVPAPYSCQAGQCGACQCYVEGAATTMLNNNVLFDDEIAEGQRLACQTVRDGDDAAVEVSYYF from the coding sequence ATGGCCCAGTGCGTAGTGGAAGTCGACGGCGAAGAATACTCATTCGAGTGGTCTGAGGGCACGCTGCTGCAAGCGATGCTTGATGCTGGTGTTCCGGCGCCCTATTCCTGCCAGGCCGGGCAGTGCGGCGCCTGTCAGTGCTACGTCGAGGGGGCTGCGACGACCATGCTGAACAACAATGTGCTCTTCGATGATGAGATTGCTGAGGGGCAGCGTTTGGCATGCCAGACTGTCCGCGACGGTGACGACGCTGCGGTCGAAGTGAGTTACTACTTTTAG
- a CDS encoding sensor histidine kinase, producing MKLRTLLVLLVLSISGAGLAASSTVVESIMKDYIYSKVDEDLDQALNGWAGRQELLTGSAVSTLRPPSAMYVMKIRDDGTYILNDSDSSPDLTQLHSSPQTVPAASNSPNKSPWRVMLGKQGSTTTIVGRSLEKENWILGRLARVQLVIGLLVLLVVAVVGLYAVRRALRPLREVEATASAIASGDLDRRVPNDAAMAVEVASLATSFNVMLGQLQESIVSAQEKEQQMRRFVGDASHELRTPLTSVRGYAELYRSGATQDADMVIDKIEAEAGRMSLLVEDLLALTRSESTLVRKPVDVLDEAMSVAGSLRVAYGGQLDVENTCETCPVVSTDPAQIHRILTNLVSNAFIHGGDHVLIQVSCDDTIVRVTVADNGGGVPDKDLDHVFERFYRSDESRTRASGGSGLGLAIVQSLAVAHGGEVTVHNDTDGCYLGGAVFELRLPTSY from the coding sequence ATGAAACTTCGCACACTGCTTGTGTTGCTGGTGCTCAGCATCAGCGGCGCGGGGTTGGCGGCCAGCTCTACCGTCGTAGAGTCCATCATGAAGGACTACATCTATTCGAAAGTTGATGAAGACCTAGACCAAGCCCTCAACGGGTGGGCTGGGCGCCAAGAACTACTCACAGGCTCAGCCGTTAGTACTCTCCGGCCGCCTTCTGCCATGTACGTGATGAAAATCCGTGACGATGGCACCTACATCCTCAACGATTCGGATTCTTCCCCAGACCTCACTCAGCTGCATTCCTCCCCGCAGACGGTGCCGGCCGCGTCAAACTCGCCCAACAAGAGCCCGTGGCGCGTCATGCTCGGTAAACAAGGCTCAACCACAACCATCGTCGGACGCAGCCTAGAAAAAGAAAACTGGATCCTGGGGCGTCTTGCCCGCGTCCAACTGGTCATCGGTTTGCTGGTGCTGCTGGTCGTCGCAGTCGTCGGCCTCTATGCGGTCCGCAGGGCACTACGCCCCTTGCGCGAAGTCGAGGCCACTGCCTCCGCAATCGCATCGGGTGACTTGGATCGTCGCGTCCCCAATGACGCCGCGATGGCCGTTGAGGTCGCAAGCCTCGCGACGTCATTCAACGTGATGCTGGGGCAGTTGCAGGAATCAATCGTCAGTGCCCAGGAAAAAGAACAACAAATGCGACGCTTCGTCGGTGACGCATCCCACGAACTTCGCACCCCGCTGACCAGCGTTCGGGGATATGCCGAACTGTACCGCTCCGGGGCCACACAGGACGCGGACATGGTCATCGACAAAATCGAAGCCGAAGCTGGGCGGATGAGCCTGCTAGTGGAAGACCTACTAGCACTGACCCGCTCTGAATCCACGCTGGTGCGTAAACCCGTCGACGTCCTCGACGAGGCCATGAGCGTCGCCGGTTCTCTACGGGTCGCATACGGTGGCCAACTCGATGTGGAAAACACCTGCGAAACCTGCCCCGTCGTGAGTACCGACCCCGCGCAAATTCACCGCATCCTCACCAACCTGGTGTCCAACGCCTTCATCCACGGCGGCGACCACGTGCTGATCCAAGTCAGCTGCGACGACACCATAGTGCGAGTAACTGTTGCCGACAATGGTGGGGGAGTGCCCGACAAAGACCTCGATCACGTCTTCGAGCGCTTCTATCGCAGCGATGAATCACGCACCCGAGCCAGCGGTGGCTCCGGCCTGGGCCTCGCTATCGTTCAATCCCTGGCAGTCGCCCACGGTGGGGAGGTCACGGTGCATAACGACACCGATGGCTGCTACCTAGGAGGGGCAGTGTTTGAACTACGCCTGCCCACGAGCTACTAA
- a CDS encoding response regulator transcription factor: MDMARVLVVDDEPNIVELLSVSLKFQGFEVETAGSAAEALKKADVFQPEAFILDVMMPGMSGFDLLPQLRAKGFDGPVLFLTAKDAVEHRIHGLTIGADDYVTKPFSLEEVITRLRVILRRSSATQEDDTPSTELSYADLTLNDATHEVTKGGKIVELSPTEFNLLQYLMLNAEVVLSKAKILDAVWHYDFGGDGNIVESYISYLRRKIDPDQELIHTVRGVGYVLRLPRN; this comes from the coding sequence ATGGATATGGCACGCGTACTCGTCGTCGATGACGAACCGAACATTGTGGAACTGCTGTCCGTCAGTTTGAAGTTCCAGGGGTTCGAGGTGGAAACCGCAGGCAGTGCAGCTGAAGCGCTGAAAAAGGCTGATGTTTTCCAGCCCGAGGCCTTCATCCTTGACGTGATGATGCCCGGAATGTCCGGTTTCGATCTGCTGCCGCAGTTGCGTGCCAAAGGCTTCGACGGCCCCGTGTTGTTCCTCACCGCAAAAGATGCCGTCGAGCACCGGATCCATGGGCTGACCATCGGCGCGGACGACTATGTCACCAAGCCTTTTTCCTTGGAGGAAGTCATCACCCGCCTGCGTGTCATCCTGCGCAGGTCCAGCGCCACCCAGGAAGACGACACCCCGAGCACGGAGCTCAGCTATGCGGACCTGACCCTCAACGACGCCACCCACGAGGTAACCAAGGGCGGCAAAATCGTCGAACTGTCGCCCACCGAGTTCAACCTCCTGCAATACCTCATGCTTAACGCGGAGGTAGTGCTCAGCAAAGCCAAAATTCTTGACGCCGTGTGGCACTACGATTTCGGTGGTGACGGAAACATCGTCGAATCCTACATCTCTTACCTCCGCCGCAAGATTGATCCAGACCAAGAGCTGATCCACACCGTCCGTGGCGTCGGCTATGTCCTTCGACTGCCGCGAAACTAA